The following are from one region of the Novipirellula caenicola genome:
- a CDS encoding IS91 family transposase: MLRHYAGAYVEKHPSAAVPQVQSTLAKLSLCRTSALGIRQFKCKSCHAESMIYNSCGDRHCSECAGSKRADWLEKTCKLLLPDVDYFQVVFTLPSELSRLALGNRKPIYDLLFRTSWGALRETIEAEQGYKAAAMMVLHTWNQKLEAHGHVHAVVPSGGPSLRKVGHWKRCRFKGQETSRHLVDASELRRNYRKRFIEGLRRLHRDGQLKLTGEFEDLNDEDEFEKLLEKLASVAWGLNIQPPPTSDCDSQTMLKYLARYLTGGPISDRRLVSHDDGMVTFMAREGTTRGGDRKQVRVPLSGVEFVRRWSLHVLPRGYVKTRRYGGWSNRHCEDYMQLCRDLRDCPAEDDSNEDIEPSEVAEKECAECGGSLELIYVEDKPSWSRTMHSPSRPHWYQESG; the protein is encoded by the coding sequence GTTGGGGATCCGTCAATTCAAATGCAAAAGCTGTCACGCTGAAAGCATGATCTACAACTCGTGCGGTGATCGCCACTGTTCGGAGTGTGCGGGCAGCAAGCGAGCCGATTGGCTAGAGAAAACTTGTAAGTTGCTGCTGCCCGATGTGGACTACTTTCAAGTCGTGTTCACGTTGCCGAGCGAGTTATCGCGACTGGCGTTGGGCAACCGCAAGCCGATCTATGACTTGCTGTTTCGAACGAGCTGGGGTGCGCTGCGTGAGACGATCGAAGCGGAGCAAGGGTACAAGGCTGCCGCGATGATGGTGCTGCATACTTGGAACCAGAAGCTCGAGGCGCACGGGCATGTTCATGCCGTGGTGCCAAGTGGTGGCCCATCGCTGCGGAAAGTGGGGCATTGGAAACGGTGCCGTTTCAAAGGACAAGAAACGTCCCGTCACTTGGTGGACGCCAGTGAACTCCGGCGAAACTATCGCAAACGGTTCATCGAGGGACTGCGGCGACTACATCGCGATGGTCAGCTCAAGTTGACAGGCGAGTTCGAGGACTTGAATGACGAGGATGAATTCGAGAAGTTGCTCGAAAAGCTTGCCAGCGTTGCTTGGGGGCTGAACATCCAGCCGCCTCCGACGAGTGACTGTGATTCACAGACGATGCTGAAGTACTTGGCACGCTACTTGACTGGCGGTCCGATCTCCGATCGTCGCCTGGTCTCACATGACGATGGCATGGTGACGTTCATGGCACGGGAGGGAACGACGCGAGGAGGCGACCGCAAACAGGTTCGAGTTCCGCTCAGCGGAGTGGAATTCGTTCGTCGTTGGTCGCTTCACGTCCTGCCACGCGGCTACGTGAAAACGCGGCGTTATGGCGGTTGGAGCAACCGGCACTGCGAGGACTACATGCAATTGTGTCGTGATTTACGAGACTGTCCCGCTGAAGATGATTCAAATGAAGACATCGAGCCGAGCGAAGTCGCCGAGAAGGAATGTGCCGAGTGTGGCGGCAGTTTGGAGCTGATCTACGTGGAAGACAAGCCAAGCTGGAGCAGAACCATGCACAGCCCTAGTCGTCCGCACTGGTATCAGGAGAGCGGATGA
- a CDS encoding SMI1/KNR4 family protein, whose translation MTDWKTLVEQHHLMAHPDGDYNLVMGPPASNETLANLETELGFKLPPEFRSFYSSLDGFGIAPVDEPSDVSWFFRPCEQIEQFSTDVRGWFKKTHEKYAKRFFPFIDWANGDGIGYMLDESNEPFDGVFEFNHELYKFDSAQDVNEFLRHVPAGIQDFLSVS comes from the coding sequence ATGACTGACTGGAAAACGCTCGTTGAACAGCACCACTTGATGGCACATCCCGACGGTGACTACAACCTCGTCATGGGACCTCCTGCATCCAATGAGACCTTGGCGAACCTGGAGACTGAACTTGGCTTCAAGCTTCCGCCAGAATTTAGATCGTTCTATTCATCCCTTGATGGTTTCGGGATTGCTCCCGTCGATGAACCTAGCGACGTTTCTTGGTTCTTTCGCCCATGCGAACAGATAGAGCAGTTTTCGACTGATGTTCGAGGGTGGTTCAAAAAGACCCACGAAAAATACGCAAAGCGATTCTTTCCATTCATTGATTGGGCGAACGGCGATGGCATTGGGTACATGCTCGACGAATCAAATGAGCCATTCGACGGCGTCTTTGAATTCAATCACGAACTCTATAAATTCGACTCTGCTCAAGACGTAAATGAGTTCTTGCGACACGTCCCTGCTGGAATCCAGGATTTCCTGTCCGTGTCATGA
- the bamE gene encoding outer membrane protein assembly factor BamE domain-containing protein yields MRFSLKALLIVTGIVALAIFGLRHCFGPVIPTSTASKIQPGMTHHDVYAILGSPNDGMTNESWAYVRPFNPGWFVVHFDSNRNVSYVDHETVF; encoded by the coding sequence ATGCGATTCTCACTGAAAGCTTTATTGATCGTCACTGGGATCGTTGCATTAGCCATCTTCGGCCTTCGGCATTGCTTCGGTCCCGTGATTCCGACTTCTACCGCTTCCAAAATACAACCCGGAATGACGCATCATGATGTTTACGCCATTCTTGGTTCGCCAAATGATGGAATGACAAACGAGTCCTGGGCATACGTCCGCCCGTTCAACCCTGGATGGTTCGTGGTGCATTTTGATTCCAACCGAAACGTATCCTACGTTGACCATGAAACCGTTTTCTGA